TGTCTAATCCGGGCACTGAATTTTTAACAGGTCGAAATTACAATGAATCCTAAAGCCGATTCCGGATTATACACCTTTTTATTTTTTCCTCCGAAAAACGGATTAGACACACAAGCAGCAATTCCCGGAGGAAAAAAGCTTAACCGGTTGAGTTTCTTGTATTTACTTACACAAAGTTTACGAAAGGCTTTGCTTATTTTCATAAGCAAATCAGTATATTAAACTATCCCCGGGAATTGCTGACACACAAGTGATTTGAGATCAATTACTTTGGCTGATCAACATGAAGGTCAATAGTTCACCCTGACACGGGTTTCCAGGACATGCAACAGACTCGGATTGTATCGAATACCTTTCTTGAAGCGATGGCATTATGTGTTCGTTTCTTCTTAATATTTCAAGATATTCAGAGGGTAAATCAACCGACGCGTTTTATTTTGTGTAGATTATTCATGATTCGTTTGCCGGTCAAGTATTTTCCGTGATCAGCCGATTATTTCTCACGGCATCATTCGGAGCCTCAAGGGCTATGTTGCACCACCGCGGTTTGCCAGGCAACAACCAGAACGCAAGAGCCAAACGATATGAACGAAAAGCCAAAGGAACCAAAGCTTCTTGACCGATTGCGCAATAAAATCCGGCTCAAGAATTACAGCATCCGCACTGAAAAGGCCTATGTGAATTGGAATAAACGTTACATTCTTTTCCATAAGAAAAGACACCCCCGTGAAATGGGGGCGAGGGAGGTGGAGGAGTTTCTCACGCACCTGGCTGTTGAGAAGAATGTTTCTGCCAGCACACAAAACCAGGCGCTCAGTGCAATCCTGTTCCTTTATAAAGAAGTGCTCGGCATTGAGCTTCCATGGCTGGAAAACGTCCAGCGGGCCAAGAGACCGGAGAGAATTCCTGTCGTCTTTACAAAAACCGAAGTCACTGCTCTGCTTGCCCGACTTGATGGTATCCATTGGCTCATGGGCAATATTCTTTACGGAGCAGGATTGCGACTCATGGAATGCGTGCGACTCCGCGTCAAGGATATTGACTTCGAATACGGCCAAATCGCTGTTCGTGAGGGAAAGGGTCAGAAGGACAGAATCACCATGCTCCCAAACAGCATAAGGACCGAGCTGCAGCGGCATCTCGACAGAGTCCGACTTATTCACGAAAGCGATCTAATAGATGGATTCGGAGAGGTGTATCTCCCTTATGCACTGGAGAGAAAATATCCCGGCGCGGGGAAAGAGTGGGGCTGGCAGTATGTGTTTCCAGCCGGGAGCAGGTCGTTGGATCCGCGGAGCGGTAAAATCAGAAGGCACCACCTGGACGAGAAATTGCTCCAAAGGGCGGTCAAAAAAGCCATCCAAGCTGCGGGGATACACAAACAGGGAAGCTGTCACACCCTAAGGCACAGCTTTGCCACGCATCTTCTTGAAGCAGGCTATGACATCCGCACTGTTCAGGAACTCCTGGGGCACAAAGACGTCAGCACCACCATGATTTACACGCATGTTTTGAACAGGGGCGGGAAGGGGGTCATCAGTCCCGCAGATATCCTGGCGCCAAGGCAGCGATAGAAATTTGGCAATGCCTCAAAATTCAAGCTGTTATACCTCCTTTGCAGTCAATGTTGACAAACCGCGAAGAACAGGGAAAGGTGACTCTTGCGCTGTTGTCTTGAATCTTATAAAGTTTTTTAATAGATCGTAAGTACTTGACTGTTGATCGATAATTTTCATCGGCATATGAACCTTTGAAGTCGCCTGTCAAACCCTCTGCAAAAAGAACAATTCCAAGGGAAGGTGAACAGGGAAAGTGTATCTCACCTCTTTTGCGCATCGCGAAGACTTGTTTCAGATTGCCGAACGCTGGTTCTGCGGGCGGCCCGAAAAGCGGGATGCTCTGCGCCTCACGGAAATTCTCATTTGCGACGGTTTTATTTTGGGCGAAACGCTGGACACTCTGGCGGTCTCCGCTCTCGCAGCCGTTCATGACAAGCCGTTTCACAAAAAACGCATCAACCTCAAGGGGGAACTGCGGGATGCCATTTGTGCCGGAAACGTCGAAATGACGCCGAGAGCCGAGGAATTGATTCGCCTCTACAGGAAAAATCCCGATTATTATTACAGGGAAACTCCCATCAATGGGGTCATGTGCCTCGATGAAAAGGAGCGGCTCCTGGGGCTTTACCGAATCAAGCGGCCACGCAGAATTGCTGAAAAGGCCAATCGCAAGATCGCTAACTGGATCTTTCGGCTGGTGCAGAACCGGGCGCAGGAGATGGCTCAAAATCGAGCCAGGGAGGCGGGGATACCTCTTGAGCACCTTGTGAGCCCTCAGGAGGTCATGAGGCGGGAATTCATGGATGCCGAAGCAGACATCGCGCGGGCCTTCAGTGAAGGTCTCATCCGGTTTGACAGGGATTCCATCACGTTGAACGATGTGGGCGGCATGAAGATCATCGCGACGCAGGAGAAATTGTCTCGCCTGGAATCGGCCCTGGCCGTAAATCCAAAAGTGAGGATCATCGAAAAAGAAACGTTTCACGGGCGCTACCAGGCCACCAACCTGCTCCTCGATGTACTTTGGGATGTGGACCGGGTGTGCAGAAGGTACGAGGAATCGAGGGGCTGGGAAAAATACCGGAACAGGGGGATTCCCGAGGATCGGTTGAAGAAGGAATTTCCTTCCTTCCTCCAGGGGGGGGACCCCACTGTATGCATCGAAGTCATTCTCTCCACTTATCCCGATATGGTGGAATCGGAACTGGGAAACTGCATTCACGAAAAAAGGATGATGGCTCAGAGGGAAAACTGGCTCTATAAGGGGAATATATCCATGAATGTGGAGTTCCTGCTGGAATACCTCTTTGCGGTGGGCTTCAGCCCCAGGGTGGACATCGACCGGATTCCCTTCAAGCTGTGGGGGCGCTATCTGCCGGATTCTCTTGCTTACCAGATTCGAAGGCTCTACGGCCTCAGCGGGTTGGATCTCTTTTATTAGAAGCGAAAGTAGCCGTCTTTGCCGTGAGAGTCCGCCCTCTTAAAGAGTTGCAGGATTTCACAGGAGTTTGGAAATGGAAATGTAAAAAGTGCTCCCCCTGCCCTTCCTCGGTTCCACCCACACCCTTCCCTGGTGGCGTTCCGCGATTTCCTTGACGATTGCCAGCCCGAGCCCCGTTCCCGGAGTCCCTCTTGACGTATCGTTGCGCTGAAAGAGCTCAAAGATCGACTCGGAATCTTCGGTTTTGACCCCCACTCCATCGTCGCTCACGGAAAAAATGTGATGCTCTCCAGTTTCTTCATAAGCGATCTCGATGCGGGTGAGACCCTCTCCTCCATACTTCAATGCATTGTCTACAAAATTTCTAAAGACTCTGAATATGGAAAGCCGGTCGGCCTTGATTTCGGGCAGTTGTTCGGGTTCAGCCCATTCGATGCAACGGAGGCTCAACTGCGCGGAAAATTCATCCTTCAGCATTTGGAAGATCTCCTTGGTGCTGACTGCCTCGATATTCAAGAGGGTCTCTTTGGCCGCGGCATAGATGTTGATTTTTTCAACAAGGGCCACGACGAGTTCTGAAGCTTTCAGAATTTGTTCGCAGAGATGTTTCCCCTTTTCATCGAGAAGGTCCCCGTATTTCTTGTGGAGAAGGTTGGTGAGGCCATAGATGCCGATGGTTGGGCTCTTGAGGTCGTGAGCGACGGAATAGGCGAAGAATTTTAGCTTTTCCGCACTCTTCTGCAGGGCTTCCTCGGCCTTTTTACGTTCCCTGATCTCGGTTTTGAGCTCCTCGTTGGCCTTTGCAAGTTCCTCCGTTCTTCGCGCCACCCGCATTTCCAGTTCATCGTGGGCTCTTTGAAGTGCCTCTTCGGCTTTTTTTCGCTCGGTGATGTCCACGGTAACGCCTACAAGCCCCGAGAGATCCCCCTCTGCATTGGTGAACGTCCCCTTGTTGAGTATGATATCGTGCTTGACGCCATTGGGATAAACGATGCTGCTTTCATAGATCTGTATGCCCGGCCGGCGCAAAAGAGCCACATCCATTTCGTCATATCTGGCGGCCAGGTCTTCCGGGAACAGGTCATTTGCGGATTTACCGACAATTTCTTCCCGCGTCATCCCGAGACGCTCCTCGAAGGCCTTGTTGCAGCCGAGGTAGAATCCCCGGGTGTCCTTATAAAAGATGGGGTTCGGGATGGTATCGATCAGTGTCTGCAGGAAATGCAGTTGATCCTGCAATGCGTCCTTCGCCCGTTTCCCTTCCGCCGCGCACTCTTGCAGCAATGCGCATTTACGGCGCAGGTCGGCGATTTCTTCCAAAAGCTCTTCCCTGGTTTTTTCTGTATCTTGCATGGCCCGTGTTTCCCAAAGTGTTCAGGATGTCTTAAGCACCTGATCTTGATCCGTTCCGACAGATTTGACTTGCCCGGAAGAATATCATTTTGCATGCCATGATATTCAACATTTCGTTATTATAAATTAATTTCTATTGGTTTGAAAATTGTTCAAACCTGTTGTGCAACATAAATGTAGCATTCCGTATTTCTGGAGGAACCATCTATCCTGGCCCAAACAATTTTGTAACGTTGGAATCGCACCTCCAAATCGCACTCCCGGCTATCAAAATGCAGTGATTGAAATGAGCATAAGGATGTGGGAGGGGCCGTGCATGATTAGCTTAAACTTGGGTTTCCAGTCGAAGAACACCGCCTTCGCCTTTGAGAGAGCCAGGGGAGGAAATAGAGCAATGGATATCAAAAAATTGGAACGTTTACACCCGGAGCTGAAAATCACTTATATGAAACCCGAAAAGAGAGTCGGGTTGACTGTGGTGTTGACGGGATACGGCAAGGGAAAGAGTTCTTCCGCTCTGGGCATGGTGCTGCGTGCCTGTGGACACGGCATGAAGGTTTCCATCATTCAGTTCATGAAGGGCGATATTTATACGGGGGAATGGGATGGAATCCGCAAGCTGGATTGCGATGTGGAATTGATCCCCTCAGGGATGGGTTTTTGCGGCATTCAAGGGAATCCCTATTCCCATCCCGTACACCGTGAAGCGGCTCAGAGGGCGATAAAGATGGCCAAGGAAAAAATCGAATCGGGAAAGTACGATCTGGTGGTTCTGGATGAAATCAACAATGCCCTGCAACTGAAACTGGTGGACCTGGAACAGGTTCTGGAACTGATTCGCGGCAAGCCGCATCTCATGCACCTCATTCTGACCGGCCGGGACGCCCATCCCGAAATCATTGATCTGGCGGATACCGTCAGTGAAGTAAAGGAGATCAAGCATGCGTACCGCAAAGACATAGAACCGCAGCCGGGCATCGACTACTGAAAAGGGGCAGTAAAACTTTTTCATCCGCAGATTACGCAGATTTTCGCAGAACCAGGTTTCATCTGAACCATGGAGATACGGAGTCATTTATAAGGTCTTTCTCTGCGCCCTCCGTGTCTCCTTGGTGAATACGACAATGTTAGATGGAGAGGCTTTCTTTTATTTTTTATGGAATTTTATCCAGGGCCTGCTCCAGGTCTTCCCTGAGGTCTTCGAAATCTTCGCAGCCTACGGAGAGCCTGACCAGTTCATCCAATATTCCGGCCTCCTCTCGTTCCTCGCGGGGAATGGATGTGTGCGTCATGGATGCGGGATGCTCGATGAGGGATTCCACTCCTCCCAGGGAGACGGCGAGCGTGATGAGCCGAACGTTGTTCATGAGGGTCACTCCGCCCTGAAGTCCGTTTTTGACGCCGAAGCAGATCATGGAACCGAATCCGTCCATCTGTTTTTTTGCCAGGGGGTGTTGGGGATGGTTGGGAAGGCCCGGGTACCTCACCCAGGCCACCTTGGGGTGGCGGCTGAGAAACTGGGCAATCTGCATGGCGTTTTGCTGGGCCCTTTCCACCCGAAGCGGCAGGGTGCGGACGCCTCTCAGTATGAGCCATGCCTGATGAGGGTCCATGGTACCTCCGAAAAGATTGAGTACTCTCCGGATTTTCTTGAAGGTATCATCCTTTTTCGTAATGATCATTCCTCCGACCACGTCGCTGTGGCCGTTGATGAATTTCGTAAGGCTGTGAACAACAATATCCGCGCCATATTCCAGGGGGCGCTGCAGGTAGGGGCTTGCAAAAGTGTTGTCCACCACGAGAAGGGCCCCGTGATCGTGAGCGATCTTTGCCGCAGCTCCCAGGTCTGTGAGGATCATGGTGGGATTGGTGGGGGTTTCTACGTAAACCATGCGGGTCTCAGGCTGCAGGGCCTTTTTGATCTTTTCGGGGTCGGAAGTATCTACAAAGGTGGATTTCACTCCGAACCGGGGCATTTCCGATTCCAACAGGACGCGTGTCGCGCCGTAGACCGAGTCCGTTGAGAGCACATGGGTGTTCCGGTCGAGAAGGGCCATGAATACGGTGCTGATGGCGGCCATTCCCGTGGCCGTGGCCATTCCCCCAAAGCCATTTTCAAGGGATGCCACGTTCTCCTCCAGAGCGTGAACCGTGGGGTTTTTCAACCGGGTGTAAATATATCCCGGTTGCTCTCCCGCAAAGCGCGCCGCGCCTTCTTCCGCACTGGGAAAAGCGAAGGTGGAGCTCTGAAAAATGGGAACGGAAACCTCCCCGTATATTGAATCCTCCAGAATTCCCATGTGAATCGCTTTGGTGGCTTTGTGCATGGAGTGAGGGTGACTCTCTCTTTTCTTCATATCCTGGCTCCTGGTTTGTGAGATGAACGGTTTGGTCTTTTGCGTCTATATTTTTTGTGGCTTCTGCTGCGAACGGTTACCTTCTTCCCAACACTTTACTTATAAGAACATGGGGAGTCCTTTTGCAATGGGAACCGAAGCGGAAAGAACATAAAACGGTCCTTCCCCGGGCATTTGCCTTGAAGAGGAGGAATTGCCGTGTTGGCCCTTGTGATTCTTGACAAACCTTATTTCAGCAAATAAGTAGTAAAATTGCATTTGCATTGAAGACGTCCGATGAAAAGATTGATTGCAACCTCCCCCTTCTGCAAGGAATTGAAATCCAATGCCGCGGATATTTGCTTCAGCGAAGAATCGTGTTGTGGTTGGTGTGGGAATCGTGCTCTTGGCTTCAACCGGATGTATTCCCATGAAACAGACCAGGGTGGCTGCCGTCGCTCTCACTGTTGAGGATGTCGCCAGGGCGGCTTCCAAACAATCCAGCCCGACCATTGTCAAGCAGGGAACGCCGGCCTATCTCATGCTCATGGATGGTCTCATCGAAGCCTACCCGAAGAACAAAGACCTTCTCACCGCAGGCTGTCAGGGGTATGCTACCTACGCTGGCTCGTTTCTGACAGATGAGGAAAAAAAAGAAGCGGAAGCGCTCTACGACAAAGCAAAGCATTATGGATTTCGAGCCCTTTCCCATCGCGGGGATTTTGCCGGGGCGGCCTCGGGCAATATTCAGGAATTCGATCGGTTCCTGCAAAAGTACGATAAGAGGGATGTCCCCGAACTCTTTTGGACGGCCAATGCCTGGGCTGGATGGATCGGTATGAATATCAGCAGTGTTGAAGCCATGGCGGATCTCCCGGCGCTGGAAGCTGTCATGAAACGCCTTCTGGAACTGGATGAATCTTACTACCACGGAGGGCCTCACCTTTTGATGGGAATTTATCTGGCTGCAAAACCCGCCGCTCTTGGGGGGAATCTTCCTGAGGCCAAAGAACATTTTCAGAAAGCCTTTGCGTTGGGAAGCGACAAGACTTTGATGGCAAAGGTTCTCTATGCGCAGTACTATGCGCTGGGAGCCAGAGACCGTGATCTTTTCGTGAACACTTTGAAGGAAGTATTGGCTGCTTCCCCCGGTGAAATACCGAACCTGACGTTGAGCAATGTGATGGCCCAGGAAAAAGCCGAGAAGCTTCTGGCCAGGACGGAGGAATATTTTGAAGAACAACCGTGAATCGTTTCTGTCCGAATCGAGATCTCCCATCGCGAAATACGTGTTTTGGGGGATATGTTTTTGCTTCGCCTATTGTCTCATGACGCCCCACCATGCCTTGGGAGCAGGAACGCCGGAGTTCGAAATCAAGCTCGCCACACTGGCTCCCGACAACAGTTCGCTCATGCAAATTTTCAAGGAAATGAACGACGAATTGCTTCAGAAAACGGGAGGCAAGGTCGGTTTCAAGATGTTTTCGGGGTTTGTCCTCGGCGACGAGGAGGATGTGTTGAGGAAGCTGCGCGTTGGACTTGTCCATGCCGCAGTCTTTACGGCCACGGCTCTTACCGACATGGATCCGACTCTGCGTGCGATGCAGGTCCCTTTCCTCTTCCACAATTATGGGGAAGTCGATTACGTTATGGGAAAAATGGAACCGGATTTCAGGAAGAACTTCCTGCAATGCGGCTATGAAATCCTGGGCTGGCCTGAACTGGGTTTTCTCTATTTCATGTCCACTTCCCCCATTGCCGGCCTGGAGGATTTGAAAGGCAAGAAGGTCTGGGCCAAGGCGAATATGCCCATGTCCCAGGCGTTGATCGACAGAGCCGATGTTTCGACGGTGGCCATAGGCATCCCGGACGTGCTGGTCGCTCTACAGACGCACCTCCTGGATGTGGTCTATAATTCGCCTTATTATGCGCTGGTGACTCAGTGGAATACCCAGATCAAGTACTTCACGGATCTTCCTCTTTCCTATATTGGTGGAGCCCTCCTCATCGATAAGAAAGTGATGGCGAAGATCCCCGAGCCTCTCCGCCAGACGATGCGGGAAGTATGTGCAAAACATTTGAAGCGGCTCAATGAGAAGACCCGCCAGGATAATGATGAGGCCATCCAGGTCATCCTCAAGCGAGGCGTTCAGAAGGTGACTCCCAATGCGGCCCAGGTAAAAGGGTTTATCGATCTGCGTGACAAAGCCATGGCCAGTCTCGATCCAAAGTTTCTGCCGCCTGATGCGGTCGCAAGGGTCAAAAGCGCCCTTGCCGAATACAGGGCCGAGCATCCCTAGAAACTAATGGCTTCCTCCATACTCAACAGCATTGTGGTTGTGACCCGGTGTTATGGAGTGGTCGAAAAGTGGATTCTGGTGGCGCTGGTCCTTTTTCTCACCGGTTTTTCTCTCTTTCAGATCATTCTCCGGAATTTCTTTTCCACGGGGATTGTCTGGGGGGATACGCTGCTCAGGCATATCGTGCTCTGGGTAAGCCTGCTTGGAACCGCGCGGGCCACGGCAGAGAACAAGCATATTCGCATCGATTTTCTTCCCCGCCTGCTCAATCCC
This region of Desulforhabdus amnigena genomic DNA includes:
- a CDS encoding integron integrase; translation: MNEKPKEPKLLDRLRNKIRLKNYSIRTEKAYVNWNKRYILFHKKRHPREMGAREVEEFLTHLAVEKNVSASTQNQALSAILFLYKEVLGIELPWLENVQRAKRPERIPVVFTKTEVTALLARLDGIHWLMGNILYGAGLRLMECVRLRVKDIDFEYGQIAVREGKGQKDRITMLPNSIRTELQRHLDRVRLIHESDLIDGFGEVYLPYALERKYPGAGKEWGWQYVFPAGSRSLDPRSGKIRRHHLDEKLLQRAVKKAIQAAGIHKQGSCHTLRHSFATHLLEAGYDIRTVQELLGHKDVSTTMIYTHVLNRGGKGVISPADILAPRQR
- a CDS encoding sensor histidine kinase; translated protein: MQDTEKTREELLEEIADLRRKCALLQECAAEGKRAKDALQDQLHFLQTLIDTIPNPIFYKDTRGFYLGCNKAFEERLGMTREEIVGKSANDLFPEDLAARYDEMDVALLRRPGIQIYESSIVYPNGVKHDIILNKGTFTNAEGDLSGLVGVTVDITERKKAEEALQRAHDELEMRVARRTEELAKANEELKTEIRERKKAEEALQKSAEKLKFFAYSVAHDLKSPTIGIYGLTNLLHKKYGDLLDEKGKHLCEQILKASELVVALVEKINIYAAAKETLLNIEAVSTKEIFQMLKDEFSAQLSLRCIEWAEPEQLPEIKADRLSIFRVFRNFVDNALKYGGEGLTRIEIAYEETGEHHIFSVSDDGVGVKTEDSESIFELFQRNDTSRGTPGTGLGLAIVKEIAERHQGRVWVEPRKGRGSTFYISISKLL
- a CDS encoding cob(I)yrinic acid a,c-diamide adenosyltransferase, whose translation is MDIKKLERLHPELKITYMKPEKRVGLTVVLTGYGKGKSSSALGMVLRACGHGMKVSIIQFMKGDIYTGEWDGIRKLDCDVELIPSGMGFCGIQGNPYSHPVHREAAQRAIKMAKEKIESGKYDLVVLDEINNALQLKLVDLEQVLELIRGKPHLMHLILTGRDAHPEIIDLADTVSEVKEIKHAYRKDIEPQPGIDY
- a CDS encoding trans-sulfuration enzyme family protein, whose product is MKKRESHPHSMHKATKAIHMGILEDSIYGEVSVPIFQSSTFAFPSAEEGAARFAGEQPGYIYTRLKNPTVHALEENVASLENGFGGMATATGMAAISTVFMALLDRNTHVLSTDSVYGATRVLLESEMPRFGVKSTFVDTSDPEKIKKALQPETRMVYVETPTNPTMILTDLGAAAKIAHDHGALLVVDNTFASPYLQRPLEYGADIVVHSLTKFINGHSDVVGGMIITKKDDTFKKIRRVLNLFGGTMDPHQAWLILRGVRTLPLRVERAQQNAMQIAQFLSRHPKVAWVRYPGLPNHPQHPLAKKQMDGFGSMICFGVKNGLQGGVTLMNNVRLITLAVSLGGVESLIEHPASMTHTSIPREEREEAGILDELVRLSVGCEDFEDLREDLEQALDKIP
- a CDS encoding TRAP transporter TatT component family protein, with the translated sequence MPRIFASAKNRVVVGVGIVLLASTGCIPMKQTRVAAVALTVEDVARAASKQSSPTIVKQGTPAYLMLMDGLIEAYPKNKDLLTAGCQGYATYAGSFLTDEEKKEAEALYDKAKHYGFRALSHRGDFAGAASGNIQEFDRFLQKYDKRDVPELFWTANAWAGWIGMNISSVEAMADLPALEAVMKRLLELDESYYHGGPHLLMGIYLAAKPAALGGNLPEAKEHFQKAFALGSDKTLMAKVLYAQYYALGARDRDLFVNTLKEVLAASPGEIPNLTLSNVMAQEKAEKLLARTEEYFEEQP
- the dctP gene encoding TRAP transporter substrate-binding protein DctP — translated: MKNNRESFLSESRSPIAKYVFWGICFCFAYCLMTPHHALGAGTPEFEIKLATLAPDNSSLMQIFKEMNDELLQKTGGKVGFKMFSGFVLGDEEDVLRKLRVGLVHAAVFTATALTDMDPTLRAMQVPFLFHNYGEVDYVMGKMEPDFRKNFLQCGYEILGWPELGFLYFMSTSPIAGLEDLKGKKVWAKANMPMSQALIDRADVSTVAIGIPDVLVALQTHLLDVVYNSPYYALVTQWNTQIKYFTDLPLSYIGGALLIDKKVMAKIPEPLRQTMREVCAKHLKRLNEKTRQDNDEAIQVILKRGVQKVTPNAAQVKGFIDLRDKAMASLDPKFLPPDAVARVKSALAEYRAEHP
- a CDS encoding TRAP transporter small permease, producing the protein MASSILNSIVVVTRCYGVVEKWILVALVLFLTGFSLFQIILRNFFSTGIVWGDTLLRHIVLWVSLLGTARATAENKHIRIDFLPRLLNPKGNFVVTLASDLFSCLVGSLLFYASWTFLVNEKAMGDFAFAAVPYWWLETIFPFSFAVMSLRCAYRFIISLKQGPNGSET